The DNA window GCTGCGGGCGAAGGCGCGGCGTCTGAAAAAAGAGCGCGGCATCGGGCTGATCATCGTCGATTACCTGCAGCTGATGCACGGTTCCAACACCCGGCAGAACTCCGAGAACCGGGTGCAGGAGGTCTCCGAAATCTCCCGCTCCATGAAGTCGCTGGCCAAGGAGCTGAACATCCCGGTGGTCGCGGTCTCCCAGCTCAGCCGCGGGGTGGAGAGCCGGAACGACAAACGCCCGCAGATGGCGGATTTGAGGGAATGCGTTACGGGGGACACCCTGGTCCTGACCACCGACGGCGGCCGGGTGCCGATCCGGGAACTGGTCGGGAAACAGATCGACGTGTGGGCCATGTCTCCGGAGGGGCGCATCGTCCCCGCGAAGAGCGAGTGCGTCTGGTCGGTGGGTGAGAAGCCGGTGATGCGCGTCGTCCTCGCCAGCGGCCGCACGGTCCGGGCGACTCCGGAGCACCTGCTCTACGGTCCCGGCGTATGGACACGCGTCGGAGAGTTGAAGCCGGGCGATTGCCTCGCTGTTGCCCGCGAGGCGCGATGGTCTGCACATCCGGCGATGGTTGAGGTGTGTGGGACCTCTATTGGCGGGACCGCCCATTTCAACTCTGCTCCTTCGCGCGCGGTGGTGCCCGGGTATACCGCGATCCTGGAGAATGACGACCTCCGGCGTGGGACCAAAAACGACCTGTTCTGGGATCGCGTTGTCGAGGTTCGACCGGAAGGGGTTGAGGAGGTGTTCGACCTCACGGTCCCGGGGCCGTCGTCGTGGCTTGCCGACGGCATCGTGAGCCATAATTCGGGGGCGATCGAGCAGGACAGCGACTTGATCCTGTTCGTCTACCGCGAGGAGATGTACCTCAAGGAGAAGACGCCGCAGGAGGCGAAGGGGATCGCCGAGATCATCATCGGGAAGAACCGGAGCGGCCCCATGCGCGACGTGAAACTCGCCTTCCTTTCGCAATTTACCCGATTCGAGGACCTGGCGCAGGACCTCGAGTAAAACATCCCGCCGGGGATGCCCTGTCCCGGGGAGTCACCGTCCGACCATTACGACTTGGCGTCGCCATCACGCCCCGGCATCACGACCTGGCGTCTTGCATCGTTTCGACGAATGACATACGATGTATGACATGAAAACCTCCGCCGTCACGATCCGCATGGAGTCTGACCTTCAGCGCCTGCTCGACAACGTCTGCAAGCAATCGGGACGCACGCGGAGCGACATCGTCCGCGACGCGCTCAAGCGCCAGCTCTCGATCCTGCGCTTCGAGCAGTTGCGCCGCCAGGTCTTGCCCTTCGCGGAAGCGCGAGGGTATCTCACGGACGAGGATGTGAACAAGGCCGTGTCGTGAGGGTGTTCCTCGACACGAACGTGCTGGTGAGCGCTTTCGCCTCGCGCGGCCTGTGCGCGGACGTCGTCCGGCATATCCTCGCGGAACACGAACTCCTCACCGGAGAGGTCAACATCGTCGAACTCCGCCGGGTTCTCCGCGACCGCATCAAGGTTCCTCCCCCCATCATCGCGTCGATCGAACAACTGTTGCGGGACCAGGTCGTCGTCCCGAAGCCTGCGAAGCCTCATCCATTGCCGATCCGGGACGCCGACGACAAGTGGGTCCTCGCTTCCGCCGTGGCGGGGAATGCCGATGTCCTTGTGACCGGGGACGCGGACCTGTTGGAAATGGCATCCCGATCATCGCTTCCGATCGTGAATCCAAGGGGTTTCTGGAACATGGTGCGAGGCGGATAGACGGGAAGAAGAGGATTTTTATGCCACGACTGACGGAACAGGAACAGCAAGAGATCATCCGCTTTCTGGAGGCGGACAAACCCCTGCCGGAAAAGTACCGCTTTCTGCTGTTCCAGGACAAGCGCGAGGTGGAGCTGGTCTGGAACGGGAAGAGCAGCGAGGTCTGCAACATCGTACTG is part of the Deltaproteobacteria bacterium CG2_30_66_27 genome and encodes:
- a CDS encoding replicative DNA helicase, giving the protein MDENRGTTPGGNDASLRVPPHDLHAEQAVLASVLLNNDHINGVMEVLRPGDFYQGAHRILYEAMVDLYDRGRPIDQLTLSATLKDRNAEQQVGGLAYLSEIVTSVPISANVVHYARIVKEKSILRKTIAAAQEISAAAFQGVADIDVFLDRTEQSIFAIAEEKIRPSYYGMGEMAREAMKEIEEAYERKERITGVASGFRDLDQVTAGFQRSNMIVVAARPGMGKTSLCLNIAVSAAIKQKLPVAIFSLEMSRQELAMRMICSEARVNFQRLRTGHLAQEEVNRLVAAVGKLSEAPIYTDDSGTLSAMELRAKARRLKKERGIGLIIVDYLQLMHGSNTRQNSENRVQEVSEISRSMKSLAKELNIPVVAVSQLSRGVESRNDKRPQMADLRECVTGDTLVLTTDGGRVPIRELVGKQIDVWAMSPEGRIVPAKSECVWSVGEKPVMRVVLASGRTVRATPEHLLYGPGVWTRVGELKPGDCLAVAREARWSAHPAMVEVCGTSIGGTAHFNSAPSRAVVPGYTAILENDDLRRGTKNDLFWDRVVEVRPEGVEEVFDLTVPGPSSWLADGIVSHNSGAIEQDSDLILFVYREEMYLKEKTPQEAKGIAEIIIGKNRSGPMRDVKLAFLSQFTRFEDLAQDLE
- a CDS encoding putative toxin-antitoxin system toxin component, PIN family, which translates into the protein MRVFLDTNVLVSAFASRGLCADVVRHILAEHELLTGEVNIVELRRVLRDRIKVPPPIIASIEQLLRDQVVVPKPAKPHPLPIRDADDKWVLASAVAGNADVLVTGDADLLEMASRSSLPIVNPRGFWNMVRGG
- a CDS encoding CopG family transcriptional regulator, translated to MKTSAVTIRMESDLQRLLDNVCKQSGRTRSDIVRDALKRQLSILRFEQLRRQVLPFAEARGYLTDEDVNKAVS